Proteins from a single region of Campylobacter sp. RM16704:
- a CDS encoding replication-associated recombination protein A, whose translation MTNLSLVFRPKTLDEVLGQENLVEIFKKFIQVSKLPHSVFFGPAGCGKTSFARAIAYEYKLNFYEFDGGNFKLEELRKILGNYENSLYKPLIFIDEIHRLSKTQQEMLLIPLENQKCLFIGASTENPYFTLTSGIRSRSMLFEFKGLEYKDLEKLATKVQEKFQCKINDDAKDFLITSSANDARSFLNLCEFALALDSTHITLETLKKLRANVLSDGTSSKDTHYKLASSMIKSLRGSDVDASLYYLARLIDGGESADFIARRLVIFASEDISNANPQALNLATSTLIAVKNIGYPEARIILAQCVVFLASSPKSNSSYLAINEALNYVQNNPALKILPYLDNNNPQRKNYLYPHDFGGWVKQRYLEKDLKFYHSKGIGFEAQLDLWLKDMKKTKG comes from the coding sequence ATGACAAATCTAAGCTTAGTCTTTCGTCCTAAAACTTTAGATGAGGTTTTAGGACAAGAAAATTTAGTAGAAATTTTTAAAAAATTCATACAAGTTTCAAAACTCCCTCATAGTGTATTTTTTGGCCCGGCAGGTTGTGGAAAAACTTCTTTTGCAAGAGCAATAGCATATGAATATAAGCTTAATTTTTATGAATTTGATGGGGGAAATTTTAAGCTTGAAGAACTTAGAAAAATACTAGGTAATTACGAAAATTCGTTATATAAACCTTTAATTTTTATCGATGAAATACATAGACTTTCAAAAACTCAACAAGAAATGCTTTTAATCCCTTTGGAAAATCAAAAATGCCTTTTCATAGGTGCAAGTACTGAAAACCCTTACTTTACTTTAACTTCTGGCATAAGAAGCAGAAGTATGCTTTTTGAATTTAAAGGTTTAGAATATAAAGACTTAGAAAAACTTGCCACAAAGGTGCAAGAAAAATTCCAATGTAAAATTAATGATGATGCAAAAGACTTTTTAATCACTTCTAGTGCAAATGATGCAAGAAGTTTTTTAAATTTATGCGAGTTTGCTTTAGCTTTAGATAGCACTCATATCACACTTGAAACCTTAAAAAAACTAAGAGCAAATGTTTTAAGCGATGGCACTTCAAGTAAAGATACGCATTATAAACTTGCAAGTTCTATGATAAAAAGCTTAAGAGGAAGTGATGTAGATGCAAGTTTGTATTATCTTGCAAGATTGATTGATGGGGGTGAAAGTGCGGATTTCATCGCTAGAAGATTAGTGATATTTGCAAGTGAAGATATCTCAAATGCAAACCCACAAGCACTTAACCTAGCCACAAGCACACTCATAGCAGTAAAAAACATAGGCTATCCTGAAGCTAGGATCATCTTAGCTCAATGTGTGGTATTTTTAGCAAGTTCGCCTAAGTCAAACTCAAGCTATCTTGCTATAAATGAAGCACTAAATTATGTACAAAACAACCCTGCATTAAAAATACTCCCTTATCTTGATAATAACAACCCACAAAGAAAAAACTACCTTTATCCGCACGATTTTGGAGGCTGGGTTAAGCAAAGATACCTAGAAAAAGATTTGAAATTTTATCATAGCAAAGGCATAGGTTTTGAAGCACAGCTAGACTTATGGTTAAAAGATATGAAAAAAACTAAAGGCTAA
- a CDS encoding AlwI family type II restriction endonuclease → MENFRYKSYCWSLGTTSFRTENFNKNIELQLKLLNDFWQLPKNIGQEWIGNRILQSNYYDFLKDNGFVVGIANNKDKDARQKTSGLVDIGLIDNNRKLTEVGHKLLQVSENRDFSTDNLLQISKDSFIYLKQLLKTNIIVENECVKPFIIALYLLNKHQFLEYDEFVYLLPLCTSKKYTEQILIQISYLRNNKINIDDIIIKRLMEMENYQEALKWFLDSKQINKDVICKIGMNRKSPSYDLDYFEVYEILKAIFLQKQKDEDSLIKLYNIIRKLKLKTLWSKFIFTTKITTKKIKKELCNVLNPSIFDKVSSEDEFKVAFFKVLHLLKAKATLRDYADLNRRYLGLSNIFLFKNNKVELDIIPKYFFKTAIEDLYKNAFISDKNLYKDCELNEISSSFVSNDNIIIDSINSEFGLNISTLDDAMSEYEKQKYERFNKLIDEKFNDGKLVELLNNLEIREDKVIKEYITNNADVPTIYEYLLGIIWYKISERKGKILDYMKLSMDADFLPISHAGGGEADIVYEYEESEFYPQHALLLEATLTDKTNQRRAEMEPVSRHLGQHLLATRNINSYCVFSTTHLDINVLSDFRNRKNSTYYDTCDSTNKIKGMKIIPLETIELKNIIKNNKKYSELYSLFDEAYKANLDELDADEWYEKYIKDKLKN, encoded by the coding sequence ATGGAAAATTTTAGATATAAAAGTTATTGTTGGAGTTTAGGAACTACAAGTTTTAGAACTGAGAATTTTAATAAAAATATTGAACTTCAATTAAAATTACTTAATGATTTTTGGCAACTACCAAAAAATATAGGACAAGAATGGATAGGTAATAGAATTTTACAATCTAATTACTATGATTTTTTAAAAGATAATGGTTTTGTTGTTGGAATTGCAAATAATAAGGATAAAGATGCAAGGCAAAAAACTTCAGGGCTTGTTGATATAGGGTTAATTGATAATAATAGAAAATTAACAGAAGTAGGGCATAAACTTTTACAAGTCAGTGAAAATAGAGATTTTAGTACAGATAATCTTTTGCAAATTTCAAAAGATAGTTTTATATATTTAAAACAACTTTTGAAAACTAATATTATTGTAGAAAATGAATGTGTTAAACCTTTTATAATTGCACTTTATCTACTTAATAAACATCAATTTTTAGAATATGATGAATTTGTTTATCTTCTTCCACTTTGTACAAGTAAAAAATATACAGAACAAATTTTAATACAAATTTCATATTTAAGAAATAATAAAATAAATATAGATGATATTATTATAAAACGTTTAATGGAAATGGAAAATTACCAAGAAGCATTGAAATGGTTTTTAGATTCAAAACAAATTAACAAAGATGTAATTTGTAAAATAGGAATGAATAGAAAAAGTCCAAGTTACGATTTAGATTATTTTGAAGTTTATGAAATATTGAAAGCTATATTTTTACAGAAGCAAAAAGATGAAGATTCATTGATAAAGTTATATAACATTATAAGAAAATTAAAACTAAAAACCTTATGGAGTAAATTTATTTTTACTACTAAAATAACTACAAAAAAGATCAAGAAAGAGCTTTGTAATGTTTTAAATCCTAGTATTTTTGATAAAGTTTCTAGTGAGGATGAATTTAAAGTAGCTTTTTTTAAAGTGTTGCATTTATTAAAAGCAAAAGCTACTCTTAGAGATTATGCTGATTTAAATCGACGTTATTTAGGGCTTAGTAATATATTCTTATTTAAAAATAATAAAGTTGAACTTGACATAATTCCAAAATATTTTTTTAAAACAGCAATAGAAGATTTATATAAAAATGCATTTATCTCAGATAAAAATTTGTATAAAGATTGTGAATTAAATGAAATTTCATCATCTTTTGTATCAAATGATAATATTATTATAGATTCTATAAATAGTGAGTTTGGACTTAATATTTCAACACTTGATGATGCAATGAGTGAGTATGAAAAGCAAAAATATGAAAGATTTAACAAGTTGATTGATGAAAAATTTAATGATGGAAAACTTGTAGAATTGTTAAATAATCTTGAAATAAGAGAAGATAAGGTAATAAAAGAATATATTACAAATAATGCTGATGTTCCTACTATATATGAATATTTATTAGGTATTATATGGTACAAAATAAGTGAAAGAAAAGGTAAAATTTTAGATTATATGAAATTATCTATGGATGCAGATTTTCTTCCCATATCTCACGCAGGTGGTGGTGAAGCAGACATTGTTTATGAATATGAAGAAAGTGAATTTTATCCGCAACATGCTTTGCTTCTAGAAGCAACACTCACAGATAAAACAAATCAACGAAGAGCAGAAATGGAGCCTGTTTCAAGACATTTGGGACAACATCTTTTAGCAACAAGAAACATAAATTCTTATTGTGTTTTTTCAACTACACATTTAGACATAAATGTTTTAAGCGATTTTAGAAATCGTAAAAATTCTACATATTATGATACTTGTGATAGTACAAATAAAATTAAAGGAATGAAAATTATACCTTTGGAAACAATTGAATTAAAAAATATCATAAAAAATAATAAAAAATATAGTGAACTTTATTCTTTGTTTGATGAAGCATATAAAGCTAATTTAGATGAATTGGATGCTGATGAATGGTATGAAAAATATATAAAAGATAAACTAAAAAATTAA